A portion of the Drosophila innubila isolate TH190305 chromosome 3L unlocalized genomic scaffold, UK_Dinn_1.0 0_D_3L, whole genome shotgun sequence genome contains these proteins:
- the LOC117787878 gene encoding equilibrative nucleoside transporter 4 isoform X2, with protein MDVGAQETTYEPLEGRSGRTSGSGMRHPTSIDSPEFDTRAPKDQRHAVYLALLAAGIGFVLPYNSFIIAADYWQGRFPGRPVALDMSMTYIFVAFCTVLFNNIVLSLAPFQTRVLFGYIVSFTTLIFVAVCEVAWHAFATNTAYVVNMSAVALTAIGCTVQQSSFYGFASMLPKQYTQAVMAGESIAGFLVSSNRVVTKLLINNDRVSTVIFFLTSTLYILFSYLLHVATINSPFVRYYVEACSKIVLRPDEEIDGATSSTKYGVLSMDGTTTTTTAAPHHSSANATNTLSFSNPVYELSNPTAGESIIEGLGQLPELPATPHEPTTPTTVAFKVEHVITPRRCRPSKLGDIREGFVTRWRVAQVIYPYMVCIALAYCVTLSLYPGIEVEVNSCALRSWMPVLLMFCFNTSDVVGKILAASPYPWSRRQLVLLSGLRIVLVPMFLLCCAPRHRPVISGETAPFLFTIALGISNGLAGSLPMMLAPAKVPGTLKEVTGNIMTLSYNIGLTAGSLIGYVFEGMLGPQLDNPCPLYPYTPASIDHYHGHVPPLLPTTSATMAINTTLSPLLLNTTISSLSSTESSSTSIIPVPALATVITTTALALYSTVSSTSTELINATVTTMLSAVSSSVSDISGELGGSTTDPQTPDALMQDI; from the exons ATGGATGTGGGGGCACAGGAAACCACATACGAACCACTCGAGGGTCGCAGCGGTCGTACATCGGGAAGTGGCATGCGGCATCCGACGAGCATTGATAGTCCCGAATTCGATACCCGCGCCCCCAAGGACCAAAGACATGCCGTCTATCTGGCACTCCTTGCAGCGGGCATTGGATTTGTTCTACCCTACAATAG CTTCATTATTGCCGCGGACTATTGGCAGGGACGCTTTCCGGGTCGTCCGGTGGCTTTGGACATGTCCATGACGTACATCTTTGTGGCCTTCTGTACGGTTTTGTTCAACAACATAGTGCTGTCGCTGGCTCCGTTCCAGACCCGTGTGCTTTTTGGCTACATCGTTTCCTTTACCACATTGATCTTTGTGGCCGTCTGCGAGGTGGCCTGGCATGCTTTTGCCACAAACACCGCTTATGTGGTGAACATGTCAGCGGTGGCATTAACCGCCATTGGTTGTACGGTGCAACAGTCCAGCTTTTACGGATTCGCCTCGATGCTGCCCAAACAGTATACGCAGGCGGTAATGGCCGGCGAGAGTATTGCCGGTTTTCTGGTGTCTTCCAATCGTGTGGTAACCAAGCTGCTTATCAACAATGATCGCGTCTCGACTGTAATCTTCTTTCTAACCTCCACGCTATATATACTCTTCAGTTATCTACTTCACGTGGCCACGATTAATTCACCTTTTGTTCGATATTATGTGGAGGCGTGTTCCAAAATTGTTCTTAGACCAGATGAG GAAATTGACGGAGCTACGAGCAGTACAAAATATGGAGTACTCTCGATGGAtggaacaacgacaacgacaacagctgCACCACATCATTCCAGTGCTAATGCCACGAATACGTTGAGCTTCAGCAATCCAGTCTACGAGCTGTCCAATCCCACGGCTGGTGAGAGCATCATTGAGGGTCTTGGACAATTGCCGGAATTACCCGCCACGCCCCATGAGCCAACCACGCCCACCACGGTGGCATTCAAGGTGGAGCATGTGATAACGCCACGTCGCTGCCGTCCCAGTAAATTGGGAGACATTCGCGAAGGATTCGTGACACGCTGGCGAGTGGCGCAAGTGATTTATCCGTATATGGTGTGCATTGCATTGGCCTATTGTGTGACCCTCTCACTTTATCCGGGCATTGAGGTAGAGGTCAATTCGTGCGCCCTGCGATCTTGGATGCCCGTGCTTCTCATGTTCTGCTTCAATACATCGGATGTGGTGGGAAAAATCCTGGCTGCCAGTCCGTATCCCTGGTCACGTCGTCAGTTGGTGCTTTTATCCGGATTGCGTATTGTTCTAGTGCCAATGTTCCTGCTCTGCTGTGCGCCGCGTCATCGTCCCGTCATCTCTGGTGAAACGGCACCCTTTTTATTCACCATTGCGCTGGGCATCAGCAATGGATTGGCAGGAAGTCTGCCCATGATGCTGGCACCGGCAAAGGTTCCCGGCACACTTAAAGAGGTCACGGGCAACATTATGACGTTGTCGTATAACATTGGTCTCACAGCTGGATCGCTTATTGGATACGTTTTCGAGGGAATGCTGGGACCTCAGCTGGATAATCCCTGTCCCTTGTACCCATATACGCCCGCCTCCATAGATCATTATCACGGTCATGTGCCGCCTCTGTTGCCAACGACAAGTGCCACAATGGCGATCAATACAACGCTGTCTCCGCTGCTGCTTAATACCACAATCTCCAGCCTGTCCAGCACTGAGAGCAGCTCCACGAGCATAATTCCTGTTCCCGCATTGGCCACAGTTATTACCACAACAGCCCTGGCGTTGTATAGCACAGTTTCAAGCACCAGCACGGAGTTGATAAATGCCACGGTGACCACGATGCTATCGGCGGTTTCATCATCAGTCAGTGACATCAGCGGTGAACTGGGGGGCAGCACAACAGATCCTCAAACACCCGATGCACTAATGCAGGATATTTAA
- the LOC117787878 gene encoding equilibrative nucleoside transporter 4 isoform X1: MDVGAQETTYEPLEGRSGRTSGSGMRHPTSIDSPEFDTRAPKDQRHAVYLALLAAGIGFVLPYNSFIIAADYWQGRFPGRPVALDMSMTYIFVAFCTVLFNNIVLSLAPFQTRVLFGYIVSFTTLIFVAVCEVAWHAFATNTAYVVNMSAVALTAIGCTVQQSSFYGFASMLPKQYTQAVMAGESIAGFLVSSNRVVTKLLINNDRVSTVIFFLTSTLYILFSYLLHVATINSPFVRYYVEACSKIVLRPDEQEIDGATSSTKYGVLSMDGTTTTTTAAPHHSSANATNTLSFSNPVYELSNPTAGESIIEGLGQLPELPATPHEPTTPTTVAFKVEHVITPRRCRPSKLGDIREGFVTRWRVAQVIYPYMVCIALAYCVTLSLYPGIEVEVNSCALRSWMPVLLMFCFNTSDVVGKILAASPYPWSRRQLVLLSGLRIVLVPMFLLCCAPRHRPVISGETAPFLFTIALGISNGLAGSLPMMLAPAKVPGTLKEVTGNIMTLSYNIGLTAGSLIGYVFEGMLGPQLDNPCPLYPYTPASIDHYHGHVPPLLPTTSATMAINTTLSPLLLNTTISSLSSTESSSTSIIPVPALATVITTTALALYSTVSSTSTELINATVTTMLSAVSSSVSDISGELGGSTTDPQTPDALMQDI; the protein is encoded by the exons ATGGATGTGGGGGCACAGGAAACCACATACGAACCACTCGAGGGTCGCAGCGGTCGTACATCGGGAAGTGGCATGCGGCATCCGACGAGCATTGATAGTCCCGAATTCGATACCCGCGCCCCCAAGGACCAAAGACATGCCGTCTATCTGGCACTCCTTGCAGCGGGCATTGGATTTGTTCTACCCTACAATAG CTTCATTATTGCCGCGGACTATTGGCAGGGACGCTTTCCGGGTCGTCCGGTGGCTTTGGACATGTCCATGACGTACATCTTTGTGGCCTTCTGTACGGTTTTGTTCAACAACATAGTGCTGTCGCTGGCTCCGTTCCAGACCCGTGTGCTTTTTGGCTACATCGTTTCCTTTACCACATTGATCTTTGTGGCCGTCTGCGAGGTGGCCTGGCATGCTTTTGCCACAAACACCGCTTATGTGGTGAACATGTCAGCGGTGGCATTAACCGCCATTGGTTGTACGGTGCAACAGTCCAGCTTTTACGGATTCGCCTCGATGCTGCCCAAACAGTATACGCAGGCGGTAATGGCCGGCGAGAGTATTGCCGGTTTTCTGGTGTCTTCCAATCGTGTGGTAACCAAGCTGCTTATCAACAATGATCGCGTCTCGACTGTAATCTTCTTTCTAACCTCCACGCTATATATACTCTTCAGTTATCTACTTCACGTGGCCACGATTAATTCACCTTTTGTTCGATATTATGTGGAGGCGTGTTCCAAAATTGTTCTTAGACCAGATGAG cAGGAAATTGACGGAGCTACGAGCAGTACAAAATATGGAGTACTCTCGATGGAtggaacaacgacaacgacaacagctgCACCACATCATTCCAGTGCTAATGCCACGAATACGTTGAGCTTCAGCAATCCAGTCTACGAGCTGTCCAATCCCACGGCTGGTGAGAGCATCATTGAGGGTCTTGGACAATTGCCGGAATTACCCGCCACGCCCCATGAGCCAACCACGCCCACCACGGTGGCATTCAAGGTGGAGCATGTGATAACGCCACGTCGCTGCCGTCCCAGTAAATTGGGAGACATTCGCGAAGGATTCGTGACACGCTGGCGAGTGGCGCAAGTGATTTATCCGTATATGGTGTGCATTGCATTGGCCTATTGTGTGACCCTCTCACTTTATCCGGGCATTGAGGTAGAGGTCAATTCGTGCGCCCTGCGATCTTGGATGCCCGTGCTTCTCATGTTCTGCTTCAATACATCGGATGTGGTGGGAAAAATCCTGGCTGCCAGTCCGTATCCCTGGTCACGTCGTCAGTTGGTGCTTTTATCCGGATTGCGTATTGTTCTAGTGCCAATGTTCCTGCTCTGCTGTGCGCCGCGTCATCGTCCCGTCATCTCTGGTGAAACGGCACCCTTTTTATTCACCATTGCGCTGGGCATCAGCAATGGATTGGCAGGAAGTCTGCCCATGATGCTGGCACCGGCAAAGGTTCCCGGCACACTTAAAGAGGTCACGGGCAACATTATGACGTTGTCGTATAACATTGGTCTCACAGCTGGATCGCTTATTGGATACGTTTTCGAGGGAATGCTGGGACCTCAGCTGGATAATCCCTGTCCCTTGTACCCATATACGCCCGCCTCCATAGATCATTATCACGGTCATGTGCCGCCTCTGTTGCCAACGACAAGTGCCACAATGGCGATCAATACAACGCTGTCTCCGCTGCTGCTTAATACCACAATCTCCAGCCTGTCCAGCACTGAGAGCAGCTCCACGAGCATAATTCCTGTTCCCGCATTGGCCACAGTTATTACCACAACAGCCCTGGCGTTGTATAGCACAGTTTCAAGCACCAGCACGGAGTTGATAAATGCCACGGTGACCACGATGCTATCGGCGGTTTCATCATCAGTCAGTGACATCAGCGGTGAACTGGGGGGCAGCACAACAGATCCTCAAACACCCGATGCACTAATGCAGGATATTTAA